In Peromyscus maniculatus bairdii isolate BWxNUB_F1_BW_parent chromosome 21, HU_Pman_BW_mat_3.1, whole genome shotgun sequence, one DNA window encodes the following:
- the St6gal2 gene encoding beta-galactoside alpha-2,6-sialyltransferase 2, protein MKPHLKQWRQRILFGIFVWGLLFLAIFIYFTNSNPAAPVPSSFSFLENRGLLPVQGKQRAIMGALQEPSLPRSLEASKALLGSHPASPFHSGPGDPQKWDQSQEGFDNGEEFFSSQVGRKSQSAFYPEEDGYFFAAGQPGWHRHTQDTLGLPSPGEPSRRAGPAQHKREKFHRARRSRVPEEVYDGDMLSQASMSRAFLYRLWKGTVSSKMLNPRLQKAMRYYMSFNKHGVRFRGRREARRSGPELLCELRRRVRVRTLDGKEPPFSALGWRPLVPGVPLSQLHPRGLRSCAVVMSAGAILNSSLGEEIDSHDAVLRFNSAPTRGFEKDVGNKTTVRIINSQILANPSHHFIDSSLYKDVILVAWDPAPYSANLNLWYKKPDYNLFTPYIQHRRRHPTQPFYILHPKFIWQLWDIIQENTREKIQPNPPSSGFIGILIMMSMCREVHVYEYIPSVRQTELCHYHELYYDAACTLGAYHPLLYEKLLVQRLNMGTQADLHHKGKVVLPGFQALRCPVTSPNNTYS, encoded by the exons ATGAAACCGCACTTGAAGCAATGGCGACAACGAATACtctttggaatatttgtttgGGGGCTCCTCTTTTTGGCGATTTTCATCTACTTCACCAACAGCAACCCTGCTGCGCCTGTGCCCAgctccttctccttcctggagAACCGCGGCCTCCTGCCTGTGCAGGGCAAGCAGCGGGCCATCATGGGCGCTTTGCAGGAGCCCTCCTTGCCCAGGAGTTTGGAAGCAAGCAAAGCGCTGCTGGGCAGCCACCCTGCCAGCCCCTTCCACAGCGGGCCTGGGGACCCACAGAAATGGGACCAGTCGCAAGAGGGCTTTGACAATGGGGAAGAGTTTTTTTCATCCCAGGTTGGGAGGAAATCGCAAAGTGCTTTCTACCCGGAGGAAGACGGCTACTTTTTTGCTGCTGGTCAGCCAGGGTGGCACCGCCATACGCAGGACACCCTGGGGCTGCCCTCCCCGGGGGAACCATCGCGGCGGGCCGGACCCGCCCAGCACAAGCGGGAAAAGTTTCACCGTGCAAGACGGAGCCGCGTGCCTGAGGAGGTCTACGACGGCGACATGCTGTCACAGGCCTCCATGTCCAGAGCCTTCCTGTACCGGCTTTGGAAAGGGACCGTGTCCTCCAAGATGCTGAACCCGCGTCTGCAGAAGGCCATGCGCTACTACATGTCCTTCAATAAGCACGGAGTGCGCTTCCGCGGGCGGCGCGAAGCCAGGCGATCCGGGCCGGAGCTGTTGTGCGAGCTGCGAaggcgcgtgcgcgtgcgcacgctGGACGGCAAAGAGCCACCCTTCTCAGCGCTGGGCTGGCGGCCGCTGGTACCCGGGGTGCCTCTGAGCCAGCTCCACCCGCGCGGCCTACGCAGCTGTGCAGTGGTCATGTCCGCTGGTGCCATCCTGAACTCCTCCTTGGGGGAGGAAATCG ATTCTCATGATGCAGTTTTGAGATTTAATTCTGCCCCTACACGTGGCTTTGAGAAAGATGTCGGAAATAAAACCACAGTACGCATCATTAACTCCCAG ATTCTAGCCAACCCCAGCCATCACTTCATTGACAGCTCTTTATATAAAGATGTTATCCTGGTGGCCTGGGACCCAGCTCCTTATTCTGCTAACCTTAACCTG tggtATAAGAAGCCGGATTACAACCTTTTCACTCCCTATATCCAGCATCGCCGGAGACACCCAACTCAGCCATTTTACATCCTTCACCCCAAATTCATATGGCAGCTTTGGGACATTATCCAGGAGAACACAAGGGAGAAAATCCAGCCTAACCCACCATCTTCTGGGTTCATTG GAATCCTCATCATGATGTCCATGTGCAGAGAGGTACACGTGTATGAGTACATCCCATCTGTCCGGCAGACAGAGCTTTGCCACTACCATGAGCTGTACTACGATGCAGCATGTACCCTGGGGGCATACCATCCGCTGCTTTATGAAAAGCTCCTGGTGCAACGCCTGAACATGGGCACCCAAGCAGATTTGCATCACAAGGGCAAGGTGGTACTACCAGGCTTCCAGGCCCTGCGTTGCCCGGTAACCAGCCCCAACAATACATACTCTTAA